In one Bacillus thuringiensis genomic region, the following are encoded:
- a CDS encoding Cof-type HAD-IIB family hydrolase: MIYRLLALNIDGTLLYNNGKIAKGLRETIEFVKRKDVYVTLFTSRNFQSAHKVAKALKLDSILVTHGGAFVSATLDKPYVQRRLSEEKTFNIVQVLEHFDCNVRISHERFSIGNRERNTPNLIARTVLSSADPLFYPVQFVDSLGDALRDHPVAAPKIDVLFQTKGEKERGLNTLRKAFQDVEYVECDSKRIEILPQNVSKLRGLQLLGEHLNISLNEMVAIGDSMEDLEVIENVGLGVAMGNAPVELKQAADWITRSNSENGVEYMIKEHFRKQFPLPFLKNHKNTPKR; encoded by the coding sequence ATGATTTATCGCTTACTAGCTCTTAATATAGATGGGACACTACTATACAACAACGGAAAAATTGCAAAAGGATTAAGAGAAACAATTGAATTTGTGAAAAGAAAAGATGTATACGTTACATTATTTACGAGTCGTAATTTTCAATCCGCTCATAAAGTAGCAAAAGCGTTAAAATTAGATTCTATATTAGTGACACATGGTGGTGCTTTCGTTTCAGCAACGTTAGATAAGCCGTACGTTCAAAGAAGATTATCTGAAGAGAAGACTTTTAACATTGTGCAAGTGTTAGAGCACTTTGATTGTAACGTACGTATTTCTCATGAACGGTTTTCAATCGGAAATCGTGAGAGAAATACACCAAACTTAATTGCGCGCACTGTATTATCAAGCGCAGATCCGTTATTTTATCCAGTTCAATTTGTAGATTCGTTAGGTGATGCGCTTCGTGATCATCCGGTAGCGGCGCCAAAAATTGATGTTCTTTTCCAAACTAAAGGTGAAAAAGAACGCGGGCTAAATACATTAAGAAAAGCGTTCCAAGATGTAGAGTATGTTGAATGTGATTCAAAACGAATAGAAATTTTACCACAAAATGTATCAAAATTACGTGGATTACAATTGCTTGGAGAGCATTTAAATATTTCGCTAAATGAAATGGTTGCGATTGGAGATAGTATGGAAGATTTAGAAGTTATTGAAAACGTGGGACTTGGGGTAGCGATGGGGAACGCACCTGTAGAATTAAAGCAAGCAGCAGATTGGATTACACGTTCAAATAGCGAAAACGGTGTAGAGTATATGATTAAAGAGCATTTCCGTAAGCAATTCCCGCTTCCGTTTTTGAAGAATCATAAAAATACACCGAAACGATGA
- a CDS encoding LPXTG cell wall anchor domain-containing protein, whose protein sequence is MKKQEGEETGKPGEETGKPGEETEKPGEETGKPGEETGKPGEETGKPGEETGKPGEETGKSGEGTEKPGEGTEKPGEGTEKPGEGTEKPGEGTEKPGEGTEKPGEGTEKPDEGTEKPGEGTEKPGEGVEKPNLPEKGQGSSNNQQLPATGHNTNYVPFIGFMLLLLGIRLRFMAKNS, encoded by the coding sequence GTGAAGAAACAGGAAGGTGAAGAAACAGGGAAGCCAGGTGAAGAAACAGGGAAGCCAGGTGAAGAAACAGAAAAACCAGGTGAAGAAACAGGGAAGCCAGGTGAAGAAACAGGGAAGCCAGGTGAAGAAACAGGGAAGCCAGGTGAAGAAACAGGGAAGCCAGGTGAAGAAACAGGGAAGTCAGGTGAAGGAACAGAAAAACCAGGTGAAGGAACAGAAAAGCCGGGTGAAGGAACAGAGAAGCCAGGTGAAGGAACAGAGAAGCCAGGTGAAGGAACAGAAAAGCCAGGTGAAGGAACAGAGAAGCCAGGTGAAGGAACAGAGAAGCCAGATGAAGGAACAGAGAAGCCGGGAGAAGGAACAGAAAAACCAGGTGAGGGAGTAGAAAAACCTAATTTACCAGAAAAAGGACAAGGTTCTTCTAATAATCAACAACTTCCAGCTACAGGACACAATACGAATTACGTTCCATTCATCGGTTTTATGCTTCTGTTATTAGGAATACGTTTAAGATTCATGGCTAAAAATAGCTAA
- a CDS encoding S-layer homology domain-containing protein, whose protein sequence is MKKKFYSVLTLSLALQTVLAPTYSFAESAEKSAEVYTEDQVFKSIKEHVNEHSTHEEDIEVTGQFLLYTSKKHSLYTANDLKNKSNIEITEQVVTATKKKGNAYYITTPTGAGWIDNNDNSLEVQEIHKLSNQKLIVKEEASIHALPFQSFKEEGKLQPQVITPTEQAGNWFKVQINETAKWIYAPAATFEGTKASLLKNSRTAKNSLLRSPEALQTNNIYGVTFKEMIVPKGNDDIRPGYPMVPKYITIHETANTAKGANALNHAKFLDNQARGTADRAASWHFTVDDKEIYQHLPVNEVGWHAGNKTGNYESIGIEIAVNQDGNYEKAVENARKLAAYLMNDLNISLDKVQKHQFWSGKNCPAFMIQRGQWDAFLKGTETYYKENQKDPVTDDITGGWYEQDIRQLAARGIMQGEGNGKYFPERLVTRAEFATLITRALQLPSGNANFTDLEQVHPSLRDGINRAASAGIIRGRGDNTFDPNTTITREEAVIMIDRSLKHAGIFAKQVELPFVDQNLIYAKEEVQRVYGYGIVKGNEFNQFVPKGPSQRAHAAAFINRMLSVIEA, encoded by the coding sequence ATGAAAAAGAAATTTTATAGTGTTTTAACTCTCTCTCTTGCATTACAAACTGTTCTTGCACCTACTTATTCATTTGCAGAGAGTGCTGAAAAATCCGCTGAAGTATATACGGAAGATCAAGTTTTTAAAAGTATTAAAGAGCATGTTAATGAGCATAGTACTCATGAAGAAGATATCGAGGTTACTGGTCAATTCCTACTATACACTTCAAAAAAACATTCATTATATACCGCGAATGATTTAAAAAACAAATCGAATATCGAGATTACAGAACAAGTCGTAACGGCGACAAAGAAAAAAGGAAATGCTTATTACATAACGACGCCAACTGGCGCTGGATGGATAGATAACAATGATAATAGTTTAGAAGTTCAAGAGATTCATAAACTATCTAACCAAAAATTAATCGTAAAAGAAGAAGCTTCCATACATGCCCTTCCGTTCCAATCATTTAAAGAAGAAGGGAAACTACAGCCACAAGTCATAACTCCTACTGAACAAGCTGGAAATTGGTTTAAAGTCCAAATAAATGAAACAGCAAAATGGATTTATGCACCTGCTGCTACATTTGAAGGTACAAAAGCTTCATTATTAAAAAACAGTCGTACTGCTAAAAATAGTTTATTGAGATCGCCAGAAGCTCTACAAACAAACAATATTTATGGCGTTACATTTAAAGAAATGATTGTCCCAAAAGGAAATGATGATATTCGCCCTGGCTACCCAATGGTACCTAAATATATTACGATTCACGAAACGGCTAATACAGCGAAAGGTGCCAATGCTCTAAATCATGCAAAATTCTTAGATAATCAAGCACGCGGAACAGCTGATCGCGCCGCATCTTGGCATTTCACAGTAGATGATAAAGAAATTTATCAACATCTTCCAGTAAATGAAGTTGGATGGCATGCTGGAAATAAAACTGGAAACTATGAATCTATCGGAATTGAAATTGCCGTTAATCAAGATGGAAACTATGAAAAAGCGGTAGAAAATGCCCGTAAATTGGCAGCTTATTTAATGAACGACTTAAATATTTCTCTAGATAAGGTCCAAAAACACCAATTTTGGTCAGGAAAAAACTGCCCTGCGTTTATGATTCAACGCGGACAATGGGATGCTTTCTTAAAAGGAACTGAAACATACTATAAGGAAAACCAAAAAGATCCAGTAACTGATGACATTACAGGTGGATGGTATGAACAAGACATTCGTCAATTAGCAGCTAGAGGCATTATGCAAGGAGAAGGGAACGGCAAGTACTTCCCAGAACGTCTTGTAACGCGTGCTGAATTTGCTACACTAATTACTCGTGCTTTACAATTACCAAGTGGAAATGCTAATTTCACAGACTTAGAACAAGTACACCCATCGTTAAGAGACGGTATTAATCGTGCAGCAAGCGCAGGCATAATCCGCGGACGTGGTGATAATACATTTGATCCAAATACTACAATTACACGCGAAGAAGCTGTTATTATGATTGATCGTTCTCTAAAACACGCTGGTATTTTTGCAAAACAAGTTGAACTACCATTCGTAGACCAAAACTTAATTTACGCTAAAGAAGAAGTACAAAGAGTGTATGGATATGGAATTGTAAAAGGTAATGAATTTAATCAATTCGTACCAAAAGGACCATCACAACGTGCTCACGCAGCTGCATTTATAAACAGAATGCTTAGCGTAATTGAAGCTTAA
- a CDS encoding DNA-3-methyladenine glycosylase, whose amino-acid sequence MQAPPSFYEGDTLEVAKKLLGQKLVHIVDGVKRSGIIVEVEAYKGPDDKAAHSYGGRRTDRTEVMFGAPGHAYVYLIYGMYHCFNVITAPVGTPQGVLIRALEPVDGIEEIKLARYNKTDITKAQYKNVTNGPGKLCRALGITLEERGVSLQSDTLHIELVPEEEHLSSQYKITAGPRINIDYAEEAVHYPWRFYYEGHPFVSKK is encoded by the coding sequence ATGCAGGCACCACCTTCCTTTTATGAAGGCGATACGTTAGAAGTCGCAAAGAAATTACTCGGACAGAAACTTGTACATATTGTAGACGGAGTAAAACGAAGCGGAATCATTGTAGAAGTAGAAGCATACAAAGGTCCCGATGATAAAGCCGCACATAGTTACGGAGGTAGACGAACGGACCGTACAGAAGTCATGTTTGGTGCACCGGGACATGCTTACGTATATTTAATTTACGGTATGTATCATTGTTTTAACGTCATTACAGCGCCAGTTGGCACCCCGCAAGGTGTTCTCATTCGAGCCCTTGAGCCGGTAGATGGAATAGAAGAAATAAAACTAGCACGCTACAACAAAACCGACATTACAAAAGCCCAGTATAAAAATGTAACGAACGGCCCTGGCAAACTATGCCGTGCCCTCGGAATTACTTTAGAAGAACGAGGTGTATCCTTACAAAGTGATACATTACATATTGAACTCGTCCCAGAAGAAGAACACCTATCATCACAATATAAAATAACAGCAGGACCTCGTATTAACATCGACTATGCGGAAGAAGCTGTACATTATCCGTGGCGTTTTTATTATGAAGGACATCCGTTCGTTTCAAAGAAATAA
- a CDS encoding HAAS signaling domain-containing protein has product MNKSEFLEQLSSSLRNMHILEKEDIISEYETHFISGKQDGISEEEISKKLGNPKTIAKELNVSYAISNADNRRSLKNIMKALFSVMSLSVLNFIFIIIAFFVLLFLLPLLLALIIATPLLIISPILLIGLGFFKGFHQISYSDVYNVFIAFCIGLLISVICYQIIKHLYVALVKYLKWNVAILQRH; this is encoded by the coding sequence ATGAACAAAAGTGAATTTTTAGAGCAACTTAGTTCTTCCCTACGGAATATGCATATTTTAGAAAAGGAGGATATTATCTCGGAGTACGAAACTCATTTTATTAGTGGTAAACAGGATGGAATATCTGAAGAGGAAATTTCTAAAAAACTAGGAAACCCTAAAACTATCGCTAAAGAACTTAACGTTTCATATGCAATAAGCAACGCTGACAATAGGCGCAGCCTAAAAAACATTATGAAAGCACTGTTTTCTGTTATGAGCTTAAGTGTTTTAAACTTTATATTTATCATTATCGCCTTTTTCGTATTACTCTTTCTATTACCGCTTCTTCTAGCACTTATAATTGCTACACCGTTATTAATTATTTCGCCTATATTATTAATAGGGTTAGGATTCTTTAAAGGGTTTCATCAAATCAGTTATTCCGATGTTTACAATGTATTCATAGCTTTTTGCATCGGCTTACTAATATCAGTCATATGTTATCAAATAATAAAACATCTATACGTAGCTTTAGTTAAGTATTTGAAATGGAATGTAGCTATTTTGCAACGACACTAA
- the alsS gene encoding acetolactate synthase AlsS, translated as MSTDVKANDVKTKTKGADLVVDCLIKQGVTHVFGIPGAKIDSVFDVLQERGPELIVCRHEQNAAFMAAAIGRLTGKPGVCLVTSGPGTSNLATGLVTANAESDPVVALAGAVPRTDRLKRTHQSMDNAALFEPITKYSVEVEHPDNVPEALSNAFRSATSTNPGATLVSLPQDVMTAKTTVESIGALSKPQLGIAPTHDITYVVEKIKSAKLPVILLGMRASTNEVTKAVRKLIADTELPVVETYQAAGAISRELEDHFFGRVGLFRNQPGDILLEEADLVISIGYDPIEYDPKFWNKLGDRTIIHLDDHQADIDHDYQPERELIGDIALTVNSIAEKLPKLVLSTKSEAVLERLRAKLSEQAEVPNRPAEGVTHPLQVIRTLRSLISDDTTVTCDIGSHSIWMARCFRSYEPRRLLFSNGMQTLGVALPWAIAATLVEPGKKVVSVSGDGGFLFSAMELETAVRLNSPIVHLVWRDGTYDMVAFQQMMKYGRTSATEFGDVDLVKYAESFGALGLRVNTPDELEGVLKSALAADGPVIIDIPIDYRDNIKLSEKLLPNQLN; from the coding sequence TTGAGTACAGATGTAAAAGCAAACGACGTGAAGACAAAAACAAAAGGAGCAGATCTTGTTGTTGATTGTTTAATTAAACAAGGTGTTACACATGTTTTCGGTATTCCAGGAGCGAAGATTGACTCTGTATTTGATGTATTGCAAGAAAGAGGACCAGAGTTAATCGTTTGTCGTCATGAACAAAACGCAGCATTTATGGCAGCTGCTATTGGTAGATTAACAGGGAAACCGGGCGTATGTCTTGTAACTTCAGGACCAGGGACATCAAATTTAGCGACAGGTCTTGTTACTGCGAATGCGGAGAGTGATCCCGTTGTTGCTTTAGCTGGTGCAGTACCTCGTACGGATCGATTAAAACGTACGCATCAATCTATGGATAATGCTGCACTATTCGAACCAATCACAAAATATAGCGTAGAAGTAGAGCATCCTGATAATGTGCCAGAAGCATTATCAAATGCATTCCGAAGTGCAACTTCCACAAATCCAGGCGCTACTTTAGTAAGTCTGCCGCAAGACGTTATGACTGCGAAAACAACTGTAGAGTCTATCGGTGCGCTTTCTAAGCCACAGCTTGGAATCGCTCCCACACATGATATTACATATGTAGTAGAAAAAATAAAATCAGCGAAATTACCAGTTATTTTACTCGGTATGAGAGCGAGCACAAATGAAGTGACGAAAGCTGTTCGTAAATTAATTGCGGATACAGAACTTCCTGTCGTTGAAACATATCAAGCAGCTGGTGCGATTTCACGTGAGTTAGAAGATCATTTCTTCGGCCGCGTTGGATTATTCCGTAACCAACCAGGTGATATTTTACTAGAAGAAGCAGACCTTGTTATTTCAATTGGTTATGATCCAATCGAGTATGATCCAAAGTTCTGGAATAAACTTGGCGACAGAACGATTATTCATCTTGACGACCATCAAGCAGATATCGACCATGATTACCAACCAGAGCGTGAATTAATTGGTGATATTGCCTTAACGGTAAATAGCATCGCGGAGAAATTACCGAAACTTGTATTAAGTACGAAATCAGAAGCGGTATTAGAACGATTACGCGCGAAATTATCAGAACAAGCAGAAGTTCCAAATCGTCCTGCAGAAGGTGTTACGCATCCACTTCAAGTGATTCGTACACTTCGTTCTTTAATTAGTGACGATACAACCGTTACATGTGACATCGGTTCCCATTCTATTTGGATGGCGAGATGTTTCCGTTCTTATGAACCACGTAGATTATTATTTAGTAACGGCATGCAAACGTTAGGTGTTGCACTTCCTTGGGCAATCGCAGCTACTTTAGTAGAACCAGGTAAAAAAGTAGTTTCCGTATCAGGTGACGGTGGTTTCTTATTCTCAGCGATGGAGTTAGAAACGGCGGTACGTTTAAATTCTCCAATCGTCCACCTTGTTTGGAGAGACGGCACATATGATATGGTTGCATTCCAACAAATGATGAAATACGGCAGAACATCAGCTACAGAGTTTGGCGATGTTGATCTTGTGAAATATGCGGAAAGTTTCGGGGCGTTAGGTCTTCGTGTTAACACGCCTGATGAATTAGAAGGGGTATTAAAATCCGCATTAGCAGCAGACGGCCCTGTCATTATTGATATTCCAATCGACTACCGTGATAACATTAAATTAAGCGAAAAATTATTACCAAACCAACTAAACTAA
- a CDS encoding MSCRAMM family protein, translated as MRKSFNQKIKKLSSSLIVVLLICMNFLIHLPFKAEAATTELKGLGDVSYYNAIIFGDHSATSADIEGAMAVQKNMNASSYTVVAAATGANNLAGATWVDEGYPSLLLGGQFTKAGAGQVIIQDGTVAMTKDGDPDGAMKTSYDRISYKEQAEIDAKFKEFRKDVDGVIGDASKLHTDKPKPNMSFGIGEDVNNPNIYVSSGQTGKKTFDVKDVFLPNVENKDFIVIYSDAEEVSFGGGAILYDTRNTGMATDLINTSQAYDPNSSFTELASKVIWVFPNATKITTKGYGVVGSVFAPNAVVETKGGSINGQAYVGGLHQRDGFEVHNFKFNWPKWNKPAAEKGHLQIKKVDENDENIVLKDAKFDVIDKDNNVVATVTTNEKGIAEVKDLPFGDYFVKEINAPEGYIKVDTPVKVTIDNTNVIELVMKNTRKVENGQFKLLKKDSESGQLLPGAKFDVIDKDGKVVETIVTDDKGEALSKQLPVGSYTLKEVEAPKGYELSSSSVSIDVEANKVVTVDVVNKKIPEKVTGQFEIVKVDAEDKTKVLSDAEFEVYKDGKKVETLRTDKTGKVVSQKLEPGKYTLKETKAPQGYKLLKEEIEVVVEANKLVEVQIENAKELGSLQVIKKDAESGTVLAGAEFKLKNEAGQVVGEAKTTNKEGVVKFENLVPGKYTLEETKAPEGYKALEVTVEVNVVANEVVKQEVTNEKVTGQFEIVKVDANDKTKLLSGAEFEVYKDGKKVAELKTDESGKVMSPKLPLGEYTVKETKAPAGYKLSNKEWKVTIQNEKEVVKVEAENEKILGSLQIIKMDDKDQTKRLAGAQFTLKDVKGNVVKEGITTDKSGTVKVDGLVPGEYTLEETKAPEGYELTKQIIHVTVDGEKVVDVKVTNSKSLGQFEIVKVDAEDKTKVLSDAEFEVYKDGKKVETLRTDKTGKVISKKLEPGTYTLKETKAPQGYKLLKEEIEVVVEANKVVEVQVENAKELGSLQVTKKDAESGTVLAGAEFKLKNEAGQVVGEAKTTNKEGVVKFENLVPGKYTLEETKAPEGYKALEVTVEVNVVANEVVKQEVMNEKVKEEITGQLEITKVDANNTNKTLAGAVFEIWKDGTKIDTLTTNKSGKATSKKLEPGDYTLKEIQAPEGYTLSDKEMKFTISNEKIEVVKLQITNKKDTEKGPEKPGEGTEKPGEETGKPGEETGKPGEETGKPGEETENQVKNREAR; from the coding sequence TTGAGGAAATCATTTAATCAAAAAATTAAAAAGTTAAGTAGTAGTTTAATAGTTGTATTACTAATATGTATGAATTTTTTAATCCACTTACCATTTAAAGCAGAGGCAGCTACAACAGAATTAAAAGGTTTAGGTGATGTATCTTATTACAATGCCATCATTTTTGGAGATCATAGTGCAACGAGTGCGGATATTGAAGGTGCGATGGCTGTTCAGAAAAATATGAACGCATCAAGTTATACAGTCGTAGCGGCTGCAACTGGAGCAAATAACTTAGCTGGAGCAACTTGGGTAGATGAAGGATATCCATCATTATTACTAGGCGGTCAATTTACGAAAGCGGGAGCAGGACAAGTAATTATTCAAGATGGAACAGTGGCGATGACAAAAGACGGTGACCCAGATGGCGCAATGAAAACATCATATGACCGTATCTCTTATAAAGAGCAAGCGGAGATTGATGCTAAGTTTAAAGAATTTAGAAAAGACGTCGATGGTGTAATTGGGGATGCAAGTAAACTACACACTGATAAGCCAAAACCTAATATGAGCTTTGGAATCGGTGAAGATGTAAACAACCCTAATATTTATGTCTCTTCAGGCCAAACGGGAAAGAAAACATTTGATGTAAAAGACGTTTTTCTTCCGAATGTAGAGAATAAAGACTTTATTGTTATTTATTCAGATGCAGAAGAAGTGAGTTTTGGTGGCGGTGCAATTTTGTATGATACAAGAAATACTGGGATGGCGACGGATTTAATTAATACATCTCAAGCATACGACCCTAATTCATCTTTTACTGAGTTAGCTAGTAAGGTAATTTGGGTATTTCCTAATGCTACAAAGATAACAACTAAAGGTTATGGTGTAGTAGGTAGTGTGTTTGCACCTAATGCAGTTGTAGAAACAAAAGGTGGTTCTATTAATGGACAAGCCTATGTTGGAGGATTACACCAAAGAGATGGTTTTGAGGTTCATAATTTTAAATTTAACTGGCCAAAGTGGAATAAGCCAGCAGCTGAAAAAGGACATTTACAAATTAAAAAAGTTGATGAAAATGATGAAAACATTGTTTTAAAAGATGCAAAATTTGATGTTATAGACAAAGATAATAACGTTGTGGCTACTGTTACAACAAACGAAAAGGGTATTGCGGAAGTTAAAGATTTACCATTTGGTGACTATTTTGTAAAAGAAATAAATGCACCAGAAGGATATATAAAAGTTGATACACCAGTCAAAGTAACAATTGATAATACAAACGTAATTGAACTTGTTATGAAGAATACGAGAAAAGTAGAGAATGGCCAATTTAAATTATTGAAAAAAGATAGTGAATCTGGTCAACTTCTACCAGGTGCAAAATTTGATGTTATCGATAAAGATGGGAAAGTTGTGGAAACAATTGTTACAGATGATAAAGGTGAAGCCTTATCGAAACAACTTCCAGTTGGAAGCTATACATTAAAAGAAGTAGAAGCACCAAAAGGATATGAATTATCATCTAGTTCAGTTTCTATTGATGTAGAGGCTAATAAAGTAGTGACTGTAGATGTGGTGAATAAAAAGATCCCCGAAAAAGTAACGGGTCAATTCGAAATCGTGAAAGTAGATGCGGAAGATAAAACGAAAGTATTATCAGATGCAGAATTCGAAGTGTATAAAGATGGTAAAAAAGTAGAGACGTTACGAACAGATAAAACTGGTAAAGTAGTTTCACAGAAATTAGAACCAGGAAAGTATACATTAAAAGAAACGAAAGCACCACAAGGATATAAATTGTTAAAAGAAGAAATTGAAGTCGTTGTGGAAGCAAACAAGTTAGTAGAAGTACAAATAGAAAATGCGAAAGAACTAGGAAGCTTACAAGTAATCAAAAAGGATGCAGAGAGTGGAACAGTTCTAGCAGGTGCAGAATTTAAATTAAAGAACGAAGCTGGTCAAGTAGTTGGAGAAGCGAAAACAACGAATAAAGAAGGTGTTGTGAAATTCGAAAACTTAGTGCCAGGAAAGTACACGTTAGAGGAAACAAAAGCGCCAGAAGGTTATAAGGCGTTAGAAGTAACAGTAGAAGTAAACGTTGTAGCGAACGAAGTAGTAAAACAAGAAGTTACGAATGAAAAAGTAACAGGTCAATTTGAAATCGTGAAAGTAGATGCGAATGATAAAACGAAATTGTTATCAGGTGCAGAATTCGAAGTGTATAAAGATGGTAAAAAGGTAGCAGAACTAAAAACAGATGAGAGTGGAAAAGTGATGTCACCGAAATTACCGCTAGGTGAATACACAGTGAAAGAAACGAAAGCACCAGCGGGCTACAAGCTTTCAAATAAAGAATGGAAAGTAACAATTCAAAACGAGAAAGAAGTAGTAAAAGTAGAGGCAGAAAACGAAAAAATCTTAGGTTCTCTACAAATTATTAAAATGGATGATAAAGATCAAACGAAACGCTTAGCAGGCGCACAATTTACATTGAAAGATGTGAAAGGAAATGTTGTAAAAGAAGGAATTACAACAGATAAGTCTGGAACGGTTAAAGTAGACGGACTTGTGCCAGGTGAATATACGTTAGAAGAAACAAAAGCACCAGAAGGTTATGAGTTAACAAAACAAATAATTCATGTAACAGTTGACGGTGAAAAAGTTGTTGATGTAAAAGTAACGAACAGTAAGAGCCTTGGTCAATTCGAAATTGTAAAAGTAGATGCGGAAGATAAAACGAAAGTATTATCAGACGCAGAATTCGAAGTGTATAAAGATGGTAAAAAAGTAGAGACGTTACGAACAGATAAAACTGGTAAAGTAATCTCTAAGAAATTAGAACCAGGAACATACACATTAAAAGAAACGAAAGCACCACAAGGATATAAGTTGTTAAAAGAAGAGATTGAAGTCGTTGTGGAAGCAAACAAAGTAGTAGAAGTACAAGTAGAAAACGCAAAAGAACTAGGAAGCTTACAAGTAACCAAAAAGGATGCAGAGAGTGGAACAGTTCTAGCAGGTGCAGAATTTAAATTAAAGAACGAAGCTGGTCAAGTAGTTGGAGAAGCGAAAACAACGAATAAAGAAGGTGTTGTGAAATTCGAAAACTTAGTGCCAGGAAAGTACACGTTAGAGGAAACAAAAGCGCCAGAAGGTTATAAGGCGTTAGAAGTAACAGTAGAAGTAAACGTTGTAGCGAACGAAGTAGTAAAACAAGAAGTTATGAATGAAAAAGTGAAAGAAGAAATTACAGGTCAATTAGAAATTACAAAGGTAGATGCCAATAATACAAATAAAACTTTAGCAGGCGCAGTGTTTGAAATTTGGAAAGACGGAACAAAAATCGACACATTAACAACAAACAAGAGCGGTAAAGCGACTTCTAAGAAGTTAGAACCAGGAGATTACACTTTAAAAGAAATCCAAGCGCCAGAAGGATATACTTTATCCGATAAGGAAATGAAATTTACGATTTCTAATGAAAAAATTGAAGTTGTAAAGCTTCAAATTACAAATAAAAAAGATACAGAAAAAGGTCCGGAAAAACCAGGTGAAGGAACAGAAAAGCCAGGTGAAGAAACAGGGAAGCCAGGTGAAGAAACAGGGAAGCCAGGTGAAGAAACAGGGAAGCCAGGTGAAGAAACAGAAAACCAGGTGAAAAACAGGGAAGCCAGGTGA
- the alsD gene encoding alpha-acetolactate decarboxylase — translation MTVAQLIDIDAKKTKMSNEVYQTSTMLALLDGIYDGVISFEDLKKHGDFGIGTFDQLDGEMIAFDNGFYHLRSDGSAEKVEPEETTPFATVTFFEKEMSYTVERPMNREEVEALLHELMPSKNLFYAIRMDGTFREVRTRTVPRQEKPYTPLVEVTKSQPIFSFENTEGTLAGFWTPDYAQGIGVAGFHLHYIDDERSGGGHVFDYVVENCTIQICQKAHMHLALPETADFMKAELSRENLEDNIATAEGAE, via the coding sequence ATGACTGTTGCGCAATTAATTGATATTGATGCAAAAAAAACGAAAATGAGTAATGAAGTATATCAAACATCTACAATGCTTGCGCTATTAGATGGTATATATGATGGTGTGATTAGCTTTGAAGATTTGAAAAAACATGGTGATTTCGGCATCGGCACATTTGATCAATTAGACGGTGAAATGATTGCATTTGATAATGGATTTTATCATTTACGTTCAGACGGTTCAGCGGAAAAAGTAGAGCCAGAAGAAACAACGCCATTTGCGACTGTAACGTTTTTTGAAAAAGAAATGAGTTATACGGTAGAGCGTCCGATGAATCGTGAAGAAGTTGAAGCGTTATTACATGAATTAATGCCAAGTAAAAACTTATTTTACGCTATTCGAATGGACGGTACGTTCCGTGAAGTAAGAACGAGAACTGTTCCAAGACAAGAAAAACCGTATACACCACTCGTTGAAGTGACGAAATCGCAACCAATCTTTTCGTTTGAAAATACAGAAGGTACGCTTGCTGGATTTTGGACACCGGATTATGCACAAGGTATTGGGGTAGCTGGATTCCACTTACATTACATTGATGATGAAAGAAGCGGAGGCGGACATGTTTTCGACTATGTTGTAGAAAACTGCACGATTCAAATTTGTCAAAAAGCTCATATGCATTTAGCACTTCCAGAAACAGCAGATTTTATGAAGGCTGAATTATCAAGAGAAAATTTAGAGGATAATATTGCAACTGCGGAAGGTGCAGAGTAA